In Prunus dulcis chromosome 1, ALMONDv2, whole genome shotgun sequence, the following are encoded in one genomic region:
- the LOC117615875 gene encoding uncharacterized protein LOC117615875 isoform X1, translated as MEKEASTKENVTSSLAAQKLDRDTLDLQKSQGGEPSKEIESLSISTGGPKLENNGEDGLVEKTDVSGDLKSKEQGKKLDSNPSHSGMGEKIDERMDLESKAQEKDSDSNKEQNDSGHKVASTAQEEKLHNDGHDNLGKKTDQGKDLESKAQEETNQTTDKILGEEEELEPVFDGTEVPGMEANRSMSTHTLDLDSETQGVVKKAVALTNLVKIKGVVVVSTFLRRLSGKRDEDEQDVIDHADKNASDSTKDSEAREVSQKTVDRSAWNPLSFIRTSQDGDAENKAEQREEVIEEPAQAIAIKGRVILYTRLGCQDCKEARLFLYRKKLRYVEINIDVFPSRKLELEKIAGSSSVPKVFFNEVLIGGLSELKGLNESGKFDEKIDYLISEPPSFEAPLPPLSGEDDLSNSGAIDELALIARKMKEFVIVKDRFYKMRRFMNCFSGSEAVDFLAEDQYLEREEAIEFGRKLASKLFFHHFLEENLFEDGNHLYRFLDDDPIVSQCHNIPRGIIDVKPKPILDIASRLRFLFYAILEAYVSEDGKHVDYRSIHGNGKYLCRYLRIVEELQRVEVKDMQREEKLAFFINLYNLMAIHAILVWGHPAGAIERKRLFGDFKYVVGGSTYSLSAIQNGILRGNQRPPYNLMKPFGAKDKRSMVTLPYSEPLIHFALVCGTRSGPALRCYSPGDIDKELMEAARNFLRNGGLIIDFDTKVASASKILKWFSVDFGKNEVEVLKHSSNYLEPAVSEALLESLAKSQLKVMYQPYDWGVNC; from the exons ATGGAGAAGGAGGCTTCAACTAAGGAAAATGTCACAAGTTCTCTGGCTGCTCAGAAGTTGGATAGAGATACACTTGATCTTCAGAAATCTCAGGGAGGAGAACCATCAAAGGAGATTGAATCTCTGAGTATCAGCACTGGTGGTCCCAAGTTAGAGAATAATGGAGAAGATGGATTGGTTGAAAAAACGGATGTGAGCGGTGATTTGAAATCTAAAGAGCAGGGTAAAAAGTTAGACAGTAATCCAAGTCACAGTGGCATGGGTGAGAAGATTGATGAGAGAATGGATTTGGAGTCTAAAGCTCAAGAAAAGGATTCAGACTCAAATAAGGAACAAAATGACTCTGGTCATAAGGTGGCGTCAACAGctcaagaagaaaaattacacAATGATGGACATGATAACTTGGGTAAGAAGACAGATCAGGGTAAGGATTTGGAGTCCAAAGCTCAAGAGGAGACAAACCAAACAACAGATAAAATTCttggagaggaggaggagctaGAGCCAGTCTTTGATGGAACTGAGGTTCCTGGGATGGAAGCTAACAGAAGTATGTCCACCCATACTTTAGATCTTGATTCAGAGACCCAGGGAGTAGTCAAAAAGGCAGTGGCGCTAACAAACCTTGTTAAGATTAAAGGTGTAGTTGTAGTCTCCACTTTTCTGCGTCGCCTTTCTGGGAAAAGAGATGAAGACGAACAAGATGTTATTGACCATGCAGATAAGAATGCTTCAGATTCCACTAAAGACAGTGAAGCTAGAGAGGTCTCTCAGAAAACAGTGGATAGATCTGCATGGAATCCCCTAAGCTTTATTAGGACATCCCAAGATGGTGATGCAGAAAACAAAGCTGAGCAGAGGGAGGAGGTCATTGAAGAACCAGCACAAGCTATAGCCATAAAGGGAAGAGTTATACTGTACACGAGATTAGGATGCCAGGACTGCAAAGAGGCTAGATTATTTTTGTATAGGAAGAAGCTCAGATATGTTGAGATCAATATTGATGTATTCCCCAGTAGAAAGCTTGAGTTAGAGAAAATTGCTGGGTCTTCTTCTGTtccaaaagttttttttaatgaagtcCTTATTGGAGGCTTGAGTGAGCTAAAGGGCTTGAACGAGTCTGGAAAGTTTGATGAGAAGATTGATTACCTGATCAGTGAACCACCATCATTTGAAGCTCCTTTGCCACCACTTTCGGGTGAAGATGATTTGTCCAATAGTGGAGCTATTGATGAACTAGCTTTAATTGCCCGGAAGATGAAAGAATTTGTTATTGTGAAGGATCGGTTTTATAAAATGCGCAGGTTCATGAACTGTTTTTCAGGTTCAGAAGCGGTGGATTTCTTAGCAGAGGATCAGTATCTGGAAAGGGAAGAG GCAATTGAATTTGGGAGAAAGCTTGCAAGCAAACTCTtctttcatcattttcttga GGAAAATCTATTTGAGGATGGGAACCACCTGTATCGGTTCTTGGATGATGATCCAATTGTATCTCAATGTCACAACATCCCAAGGGGTATAATTGATGTGAAGCCAAAGCCCATCCTAGACATTGCATCAAGgttgagatttttattttatgcaatCCTTGAGGCCTATGTGTCAGAAGACGGAAAGCATGTTGATTACAGAAGTATCCATGGAA ATGGTAAATATCTTTGTAGGTATCTGAGAATAGTAGAAGAGCTTCAAAGAGTGGAAGTGAAGGATATGCAGAGGGAGGAGAAACTTGCTTTCTTTATAAATCTCTACAATCTGATGGCCATCCATGCAATATTGGTATGGGGTCATCCAGCTGGAGCAATTGAACGAAAGAGGTTGTTTGGAGACTTCAAGTATGTTGTTGGTGGGTCCACATACTCACTTTCAGCTAttcaaaatggtattttacGGGGAAACCAGCGACCACCATACAATCTCATGAAGCCATTTGGTGCAAAAGATAAGCGTTCCATG GTGACTCTTCCTTACTCAGAGCCTCTTATTCATTTTGCGCTGGTTTGTGGTACTCGATCTGGCCCTGCTCTTCGATGCTATTCTCCAGGGGATATTGATAAAGAACTGATGGAAGCAGCTCGTAATTTCTTAAGAAATGGAGGTCttattattgattttgatACCAAGGTTGCATCAGCTAGTAAGATTCTTAAATG GTTTAGCGTTGATTTCGGCAAGAATGAGGTAGAGGTACTGAAGCACTCATCAAACTACCTCGAGCCGGCTGTCTCAGAAGCTTTACTGGAATCGCTTGCCAAATCTCAGCTGAAGGTGATGTACCAGCCTTATGACTGGGGTGTGAACTGCTAA
- the LOC117614319 gene encoding pentatricopeptide repeat-containing protein At4g18520, chloroplastic — protein sequence MLSPTLLPPRIGVNLYQTPSLFSIQPPIQRKHSNSKTRNRKTPTNFRCFYCENPSSTYDFENLSSQENPDAEFSDTRSLSQSSRPYLLALWLRSCRSLNEVRRLHAVVLRCLANPVTYVFNNLICAYLVFGKLVDARKVLDKMTVRNVVSWTAIINGYLNFGLDDEALGLFSYAINDGVQPNGNMFVCVLNLCSMRVDYELGRQVHGGVLKGGWSNLIVDSAVVKLYAQCGELSSAYRAFDQMPKWDVVCWTTLITACSQQGHGQEAFSLFSQMLSEGFSPNEFTVCGVLKACGEEKELRFGRQLHGAIVKKIYKNDVFIDTSLVDMYAKCGEMIDSRTVFDGMRNRNTVTWTSIIAGYARKGFSEEAICLFQVMKRRNIFLNNLTIVSILRACGSMRDSLMGREVHAQIVKNSTETNSHLGSALVWFYCRCGEYSNATKVLQQMPLRDVVSWTAIISGCAHLGFESEALEFLNEMMEDGVEPNAFTYSSALKACAQLETVLHGKLIHSSANKSAAMSNVFVGSALISMYAKCGYVTEAFQVFDSMPERNLVSWKAMIVGYAKNGLCQEAMKLMYRMRTEGFEVDDYILATVLTACGELGWEMDPSFECSLQSS from the coding sequence ATGCTTTCGCCGACTCTCTTGCCACCACGTATTGGCGTCAATCTTTATCAAACACCTTCTCTGTTCTCCATTCAACCACCAATACAGAGAaagcattcaaattcaaagacCAGAAATCGTAAAACCCCCACGAATTTTCGTTGTTTTTATTGCGAAAACCCATCTTCTACTTACGACTTTGAGAATTTAAGCTCCCAAGAAAACCCAGATGCCGAATTCTCTGATACTCGGTCACTGAGCCAAAGCTCCAGACCCTATTTGCTTGCTCTTTGGCTCCGCTCATGTCGTAGTCTAAATGAAGTGAGAAGATTACATGCAGTTGTTTTGAGGTGTTTAGCGAATCCTGTTACgtatgtttttaataatttgatttGTGCTTATTTAGTGTTTGGGAAGTTAGTCGATGCCCGCAAAGTGCTTGACAAAATGACTGTTAGGAATGTGGTTTCTTGGACCGCCATTATTAATGGCTACTTGAACTTCGGTTTGGATGATGAAgctttgggtttgtttagttATGCTATTAATGATGGGGTTCAACCGAACGGTAATATGTTTGTGTGTGTCTTGAATTTGTGTAGTATGAGGGTGGATTATGAGCTTGGGAGGCAAGTCCATGGTGGTGTCTTGAAGGGTGGTTGGAGCAACTTGATTGTTGACAGCGCCGTTGTTAAATTATATGCGCAATGTGGAGAGCTGTCAAGTGCTTACCGCGCATTTGATCAGATGCCAAAGTGGGATGTAGTTTGTTGGACAACTTTGATAACTGCTTGTTCCCAACAAGGGCATGGACAGGAGGCTTTTTCACTGTTCTCGCAGATGTTAAGTGAGGGGTTTTCGCCTAATGAGTTTACAGTGTGTGGTGTTCTCAAGGCTTGTGGGGAAGAAAAGGAGTTAAGATTTGGGAGGCAATTACATGGAGCCATAGTTAAGAAGATTTACAAGAATGATGTTTTTATAGACACTTCTCTAGTTGATATGTACGCAAAATGCGGGGAGATGATAGACTCAAGAACCGTATTTGATGGAATGAGGAACCGAAATACAGTTACATGGACATCTATTATAGCAGGGTATGCTCGGAAGGGCTTCAGTGAGGAGGCTATATGCCTCTTTCAAGTAATGAAGAGGCGAAATATATTTCTCAACAACTTGACCATTGTAAGCATCCTCAGAGCATGTGGCTCAATGAGGGATTCGCTGATGGGGAGGGAAGTTCATGCACAGATAGTAAAGAACTCAACTGAAACCAATTCACACCTAGGAAGTGCTTTAGTGTGGTTCTACTGTAGGTGTGGGGAGTACTCTAATGCTACAAAGGTCCTCCAACAAATGCCTCTAAGAGATGTTGTCTCGTGGACAGCCATCATTTCTGGCTGTGCACATCTTGGGTTTGAGTCTGAAGCTCTTGAATTCTTGAATGAAATGATGGAGGATGGGGTGGAGCCCAATGCATTTACTTACTCATCCGCTTTGAAAGCATGCGCCCAGCTGGAAACCGTTCTGCACGGGAAATTGATTCACTCCTCTGCAAATAAAAGTGCTGCCATGTCTAATGTTTTTGTGGGTAGCGCTTTGATTTCTATGTATGCAAAATGTGGCTATGTAACGGAGgcatttcaagtttttgacAGCATGCCAGAACGGAATTTGGTTTCTTGGAAGGCTATGATAGTGGGTTATGCAAAGAATGGTCTCTGCCAAGAGGCTATGAAGCTCATGTATCGGATGCGAACAGAGGGTTTTGAGGTGGATGATTACATCCTTGCCACTGTTCTTACTGCATGTGGAGAACTCGGATGGGAGATGGACCCTTCATTTGAGTGTAGCTTGCAGTCCAGTTGA
- the LOC117626945 gene encoding uncharacterized protein LOC117626945: MMNRKSSNCAICESSNLASVCAICVNYRLTEYNSSLKALKSRRDSLYSRLTEALVAKGKADDQLNWRVLQNENLVRLRVKLRCNKEQLVQGKAKIEKTSYDLKVKSGVLESALAVLEKNRAEQLEKFYPNFICTQNLGHMAITSERLHKQSVVIKQICKLFPQRRVTVDAKRKDASGGQYDQICNACLPRGLDPHSVPSEELAASLGYMVQLLNLVVQNLAAPALHNSGFAGSCSRIWQRDSYWDACPSSRSNEYPLFIPRQNYCSTSGENSWSDRSSSNFGVASIDSERKPHLDSSGSSSFNYTSASQHSVETHKDLQRGISLLKKSVACITAYCYNSLCLDVPSEASTFEAFAKLLATLSSSKEVHSVFSLKMACSRSCKQVQQLNKSVWNVNSAISSTTLLDSAHAMTMTKNLYEYNLPTYATSSLCSTELSDSGKNESLVEGWDLVEHPTFPPPPSQSEDIEHWTRAMFIDAKRK, translated from the exons ATGATGAACAGAAAATCAAGTAATTGTGCTATTTGTGAGAGTTCAAATCTCGCTTCTGTCTGTGCTATCTGTGTCAATTACAG ATTAACTGAGTATAACAGTTCTTTAAAGGCACTGAAGAGTCGTCGTGATTCCTTGTATTCAAGATTGACTGAGGCGCTTGTGGCAAAG GGTAAGGCCGATGATCAACTAAATTGGAGAGtgcttcaaaatgaaaatcttGTGAGGTTAAGGGTGAAGCTCCGCTGTAATAAAGAACAGCTTGTGCAAG GCAAGGCTAAGATTGAGAAGACGTCCTATGACCTAAAAGTAAAATCTGGGGTACTTGAATCAGCCCTTGCTGTG TTGGAAAAAAATCGTGCAGAACAACTGGAGAAGTTCTATCCCAACTTTATATGCACTCAGAACTTAGGGCAT ATGGCAATTACCTCTGAACGCCTTCATAAACAGTCAGTGGTTATAAAACAAATATGCAAATTGTTTCCCCAACGTCGG gTGACTGTTGATGCAAAGAGGAAAGATGCATCTGGTGGTCAATATGATCAAATTTGCAATGCATGCTTGCCAAGAGGGCTGGATCCACACTCAGTTCCATCAGAAGAGCTTGCTGCTTCTTTGGG ATACATGGTTCAACTCCTGAATCTTGTCGTTCAGAACTTAGCTGCTCCAGCACTTCATAACTCTGGTTTTGCA GGTTCCTGCTCTCGGATATGGCAAAGAGATTCTTATTGGGATGCGTGCCCTTCTTCTAGGAG CAATGAATATCCTCTCTTTATACCACGGCAAAATTATTGCTCCACTAGTGGTGAAAATTCATGGTCTGATAGAAGCTCAAGTAATTTTGGTGTTGCTTCAATAGATTCCGAGAGGAAACCCCATCTGGATTCTTCTGGAAGTAGTAGCTTTAATTATACTTCTGCTTCTCAACACTCTGTCGAAACACACAAAGATTTGCAGAGAGGGATTTCACTCCTCAAGAAAAGTGTGGCATGCATTACAGCATACTGTTATAACTCACTTTGTTTAGATGTCCCTTCTGAGGCATCTACCTTTGAAGCATTTGCAAAATTGTTGGCTACATTATCTTCGTCCAAGGAAGTTCATTCTGTTTTCTCTTTGAAAATGGCTTGTTCAAG GTCATGTAAGCAAGTTCAACAATTGAACAAATCTGTTTGGAATGTGAATTCTGCCATATCGTCAACCACTCTACTGGATAGCGCACATGCCATGACAATGACG AAAAATTTGTATGAATATAACCTACCTACTTATGCCACCAGCTCTCTTTGTTCCACTGAGTTGTCTGATTCTGGGAAGAATGAATCCCTTGTAGAAGGATGGGATCTTGTAGAACATCCAACTTTTCCTCCTCCACCATCACAATCTGAGGATATTGAGCATTGGACTCGAGCCATGTTCATCGATgctaaaagaaaatga
- the LOC117625778 gene encoding uncharacterized protein At4g37920: MEVSTATLQPSCSFPLRAPKTATRDRASSLSFVRTSSRSISLSSKITNGCLLPVKQPVRPVAAATVGDTTAVPNDCSSAEELSVSDSSNATLVEDESRGSGEKGEEKGGAGGLDDHKMTQVCDKLIEVFLVDKPTPTDWRRLLAFSKEWDDIRPHFYKRCQDRADAEDDPGMRHKLLRLGRKLKEIDEDVQRHNELLKVVRGAPSEISEIVSRRRKDFTQEFFVHVHTVAESYYDNPTEQNGLASIGNTCLAAVQAYDSATESIEALNAAELKFQDIINSPSVDAACRKIDHLAEKSQLDSTLVMMITKAWSAAKESSMTKDEVKDVLYHLYVTARGNLQKLMPKEIRIIKYLLTIEDPEERLSALHDAFTPGEELEGKDVDNLFTTPEKLHTWIRAVVDAYHFSQEGTLIREARDLMNPKIIQKLEELKKLVENKFL; this comes from the exons ATGGAGGTTTCTACTGCCACTCTCCAACCCTCTTGTTCTTTCCCACTAAGAGCCCCTAAAACCGCTACCAGAGACCGcgcttcttctctctctttcgtCAGAACCTCGTCTAGAAGTATTTCCCTGTCTTCCAAAATCACCAATG GTTGTCTCTTACCAGTTAAACAACCAGTCAGACCTGTTGCTGCTGCTACTGTTGGTGATACAACTGCAGTTCCAAATGATTGTTCTAGTGCAGAAGAATTGTCCGTTTCTGATTCTTCTAACGCCACATTGGTTGAAGATGAATCCAGAGGAAGTGGTGAAAAGGGGGAAGAGAAAGGTGGTGCGGGGGGCTTGGATGACCACAAAATGACCCAAGTATGTGACAAGCTTATTGAGGTTTTCTTGGTTGACAAGCCCACTCCAACTGACTGGAGAAGATTATTAGCTTTCAGTAAGGAATGGGATGATATCCGGCCTCATTTCTATAAGCGCTGTCAGGACCGGGCAGATGCTGAGGATGATCCTGGAATGAGGCATAAACTACTACGGCTTGGGCGGAAATTGAAAGAG ATTGATGAAGATGTGCAAAGACACAATGAACTTCTTAAAGTCGTTAGAGGGGCTCCATCAGAAATTAGTGAAATAGTTTCCAGACGTCGCAAAGATTTTACACAAGAATTTTTTGTGCATGTTCACACTGTTGCTGAATCCTATTACGACAATCCAACAGAGCAAAATG GTTTGGCAAGTATTGGAAATACGTGCTTGGCTGCTGTACAAGCATATGATTCTGCAACTGAAAGCATTGAAGCACTGAATGCTGCAGAGTTGAAATTTCAAGATATTATCAACTCTCCTTCTGTTGATGCTGCTTGTAGGAAGATAGATCACTTGGCTGAGAAAAGTCAACTCGACTCAACATTGGTGATGATGATTACAAAAGCTTGGTCAGCTGCCAAGGAGTCGAGCATGACAAAAGATGAG GTGAAAGATGTATTATATCATTTGTATGTGACTGCAAGAGGTAATCTCCAGAAGCTCATGCCAAAAGAAATTCGGATAATTAAGTATCTTCTCACAATTGAGGATCCTGAGGAGCGTCTGTCTGCATTACATGATGCATTTACCCCAGGAGAGGAACTTGAAGGGAAAGATGTAGATAACCTATTCAC gACTCCAGAGAAGCTCCACACCTGGATAAGGGCTGTTGTGGATGCTTACCATTTCAGCCAGGAAGGCACTCTAATAAGGGAAGCAAGAGACCTCATGAATCCAAAGATCATTCAAAAACTGGAGGAGCTGAAGAAGTTAGTCGAAAACAAATTCTTGTGA
- the LOC117615875 gene encoding uncharacterized protein LOC117615875 isoform X2, with protein MEKEASTKENVTSSLAAQKLDRDTLDLQKSQGGEPSKEIESLSISTGGPKLENNGEDGLVEKTDVSGDLKSKEQGKKLDSNPSHSGMGEKIDERMDLESKAQEKDSDSNKEQNDSGHKVASTAQEEKLHNDGHDNLGKKTDQGKDLESKAQEETNQTTDKILGEEEELEPVFDGTEVPGMEANRSMSTHTLDLDSETQGVVKKAVALTNLVKIKGVVVVSTFLRRLSGKRDEDEQDVIDHADKNASDSTKDSEAREVSQKTVDRSAWNPLSFIRTSQDGDAENKAEQREEVIEEPAQAIAIKGRVILYTRLGCQDCKEARLFLYRKKLRYVEINIDVFPSRKLELEKIAGSSSVPKVFFNEVLIGGLSELKGLNESGKFDEKIDYLISEPPSFEAPLPPLSGEDDLSNSGAIDELALIARKMKEFVIVKDRFYKMRRFMNCFSGSEAVDFLAEDQYLEREEAIEFGRKLASKLFFHHFLEENLFEDGNHLYRFLDDDPIVSQCHNIPRGIIDVKPKPILDIASRLRFLFYAILEAYVSEDGKHVDYRSIHGSEEFARYLRIVEELQRVEVKDMQREEKLAFFINLYNLMAIHAILVWGHPAGAIERKRLFGDFKYVVGGSTYSLSAIQNGILRGNQRPPYNLMKPFGAKDKRSMVTLPYSEPLIHFALVCGTRSGPALRCYSPGDIDKELMEAARNFLRNGGLIIDFDTKVASASKILKWFSVDFGKNEVEVLKHSSNYLEPAVSEALLESLAKSQLKVMYQPYDWGVNC; from the exons ATGGAGAAGGAGGCTTCAACTAAGGAAAATGTCACAAGTTCTCTGGCTGCTCAGAAGTTGGATAGAGATACACTTGATCTTCAGAAATCTCAGGGAGGAGAACCATCAAAGGAGATTGAATCTCTGAGTATCAGCACTGGTGGTCCCAAGTTAGAGAATAATGGAGAAGATGGATTGGTTGAAAAAACGGATGTGAGCGGTGATTTGAAATCTAAAGAGCAGGGTAAAAAGTTAGACAGTAATCCAAGTCACAGTGGCATGGGTGAGAAGATTGATGAGAGAATGGATTTGGAGTCTAAAGCTCAAGAAAAGGATTCAGACTCAAATAAGGAACAAAATGACTCTGGTCATAAGGTGGCGTCAACAGctcaagaagaaaaattacacAATGATGGACATGATAACTTGGGTAAGAAGACAGATCAGGGTAAGGATTTGGAGTCCAAAGCTCAAGAGGAGACAAACCAAACAACAGATAAAATTCttggagaggaggaggagctaGAGCCAGTCTTTGATGGAACTGAGGTTCCTGGGATGGAAGCTAACAGAAGTATGTCCACCCATACTTTAGATCTTGATTCAGAGACCCAGGGAGTAGTCAAAAAGGCAGTGGCGCTAACAAACCTTGTTAAGATTAAAGGTGTAGTTGTAGTCTCCACTTTTCTGCGTCGCCTTTCTGGGAAAAGAGATGAAGACGAACAAGATGTTATTGACCATGCAGATAAGAATGCTTCAGATTCCACTAAAGACAGTGAAGCTAGAGAGGTCTCTCAGAAAACAGTGGATAGATCTGCATGGAATCCCCTAAGCTTTATTAGGACATCCCAAGATGGTGATGCAGAAAACAAAGCTGAGCAGAGGGAGGAGGTCATTGAAGAACCAGCACAAGCTATAGCCATAAAGGGAAGAGTTATACTGTACACGAGATTAGGATGCCAGGACTGCAAAGAGGCTAGATTATTTTTGTATAGGAAGAAGCTCAGATATGTTGAGATCAATATTGATGTATTCCCCAGTAGAAAGCTTGAGTTAGAGAAAATTGCTGGGTCTTCTTCTGTtccaaaagttttttttaatgaagtcCTTATTGGAGGCTTGAGTGAGCTAAAGGGCTTGAACGAGTCTGGAAAGTTTGATGAGAAGATTGATTACCTGATCAGTGAACCACCATCATTTGAAGCTCCTTTGCCACCACTTTCGGGTGAAGATGATTTGTCCAATAGTGGAGCTATTGATGAACTAGCTTTAATTGCCCGGAAGATGAAAGAATTTGTTATTGTGAAGGATCGGTTTTATAAAATGCGCAGGTTCATGAACTGTTTTTCAGGTTCAGAAGCGGTGGATTTCTTAGCAGAGGATCAGTATCTGGAAAGGGAAGAG GCAATTGAATTTGGGAGAAAGCTTGCAAGCAAACTCTtctttcatcattttcttga GGAAAATCTATTTGAGGATGGGAACCACCTGTATCGGTTCTTGGATGATGATCCAATTGTATCTCAATGTCACAACATCCCAAGGGGTATAATTGATGTGAAGCCAAAGCCCATCCTAGACATTGCATCAAGgttgagatttttattttatgcaatCCTTGAGGCCTATGTGTCAGAAGACGGAAAGCATGTTGATTACAGAAGTATCCATGGAAGTGAGGAATTTGcaag GTATCTGAGAATAGTAGAAGAGCTTCAAAGAGTGGAAGTGAAGGATATGCAGAGGGAGGAGAAACTTGCTTTCTTTATAAATCTCTACAATCTGATGGCCATCCATGCAATATTGGTATGGGGTCATCCAGCTGGAGCAATTGAACGAAAGAGGTTGTTTGGAGACTTCAAGTATGTTGTTGGTGGGTCCACATACTCACTTTCAGCTAttcaaaatggtattttacGGGGAAACCAGCGACCACCATACAATCTCATGAAGCCATTTGGTGCAAAAGATAAGCGTTCCATG GTGACTCTTCCTTACTCAGAGCCTCTTATTCATTTTGCGCTGGTTTGTGGTACTCGATCTGGCCCTGCTCTTCGATGCTATTCTCCAGGGGATATTGATAAAGAACTGATGGAAGCAGCTCGTAATTTCTTAAGAAATGGAGGTCttattattgattttgatACCAAGGTTGCATCAGCTAGTAAGATTCTTAAATG GTTTAGCGTTGATTTCGGCAAGAATGAGGTAGAGGTACTGAAGCACTCATCAAACTACCTCGAGCCGGCTGTCTCAGAAGCTTTACTGGAATCGCTTGCCAAATCTCAGCTGAAGGTGATGTACCAGCCTTATGACTGGGGTGTGAACTGCTAA
- the LOC117626961 gene encoding prostatic spermine-binding protein-like translates to METKRSGGGGEVTVGQVSLLSCAWEALATLLTSALLSLAAQDPFAPCTACGPKSEGDNESEHSNYKAVDADEDGDEEKNNDGGLGETEEELSSDDGGGSGNNPNGKSNNSKAESGGDATGVGEDGEEEEEEDGNNRDDDDDGDDDGDQDNEDDEDEEENDDDEGEDKEEEAIVEEDEPEDEEEDEEEALQPPKKRKK, encoded by the exons ATGGAGACGAAAaggagtggtggtggtggcgagGTTACGGTTGGCCAGGTCTCGTTGCTATCGTGCGCCTGGGAGGCTCTTGCTACTCTGCTAACGTCAGCCTTGCTTTCTTTGGCCGCTCAA GATCCTTTTGCGCCCTGTACAGCTTGTGGACCAAAAAGTGAAGGAGACAATGAGAGTGAACATTCCAACTACAAAGCAGTGGATGCTGACGAAGAtggagatgaagagaagaataACGATGGTGGATTAGGAGAGACCGAAGAGGAGCTATCGTCTGATGACGGGGGAGGCAGTGGGAACAATCCTAATGGCAAAAGCAACAACTCCAAAGCCGAGTCTGGAGGAGATGCCACTGGAGTAGGCGAAGATggtgaagaggaagaagaagaagatggcaACAACcgtgacgacgacgacgacggcGATGATGATGGAGATCAAGAcaatgaagatgatgaggaCGAGGAGgagaatgatgatgatgaaggtgAGGACAAGGAGGAGGAAGCAATTGTGGAAGAGGATGAACCagaggatgaagaagaggatgaGGAAGAGGCCCTTCAGCCCccaaagaagaggaaaaagtgA